The Desmodus rotundus isolate HL8 chromosome 13, HLdesRot8A.1, whole genome shotgun sequence sequence CCTGTGTCATTCATTAACCATCAACTCCTAAATCTGGATGTGTCACCTGGGGCTTCCAGGCTCCTGAGTGGGTAGAGCAGACGCCCAGGTCCCCTTTGTAAGAGCCGCCACCCGAGCGTAGTGCTGTGCCGCGCCTCGGCACCTGCAGAGCAAATGCTGGGTGGTGGCCAAGTCCAGAGAGCCCCCAGACCCGGCCCGGGCACCGCAGACACCCGTGGCCACTAGCTCGTGCGGCCTGGCAGAGCCCCGCAGCTGACACCCATTTGCTTGCACAGGAATTTGCCGCACCGCCTCCAGATGCCCCCAACAAAGGATATGTTGGTAAGTTAAATGGTTTTGTAATCTTAATACAAATACTGTAAGTCCTAGTAGTTGAGTTGAAGgaaattattcataataatcaCAAATATACAGGGATGAGAGACATCCCTGAAATTTTCTGTTAGAAGATAGCTTAATAGCAAAATAGAGAATTTGtaaagtttttggatccattttttttaatgcattcagATGTCATCAACCAAGAAAACAATCTCCTAGGCAAAGGGCTGTAATGGCAAACTTTCCTATTTCCGGAAGCATTCACCATCGACACCACCGTGCGGCTTTTAGGGTTTTTGACTTGGACTATGTTTTGTACGGTGGGAACCAACGTTTTAAAGTGCGGAACAGTTGGGTCTGAGTAGAGGGCTGCCTCCTGCTGCAGGCTGAGGTGCTTTCAAAGAGCCTAGAAAACCTGCGGAGGATTGCAGGCTCAAGTGAATGCTTGTTTTGGCTTTATCTGCGTGGTAACAAGTCGGTGTGCAGACTGTGTTTTATCCACACACGGGTCTTACAGAGGCCAAACAGGACTTCACGGACGCCTTGCCGTCCTTTCCGCTCGGAGCCGCCCGTCCAGGGCCAGGCGCCGCGCGAGGCCGAAGGGCCCTGGGCGTGTCTTTCCTAGCGGCAGAGTGTGTCTTTCAGTTCCCAACGTGGACCTGCCCCCTCTGTGCTCGTCTCGGTTTCGGTCAGGACCCCCCGGGGAAGAGGCCCAGGTGGCCAGCCAGTTTGTCGCAGACGTCGTTGAAAAGTAAGGTCGCAGGAATAAAACACGACTGTTGTTCACATCTGGGTGGTTTTGACCTTCCACTTACTGTGTTGTTGTCACATCAAGTTCACAGATGATTCGGAAGGAGGACTTGTGCATCTCTCCGGGAAAGGTAGGAGGAGCCAGGGAGCAGTGGGCTGTTAAGAACTCCGAAGAGTGCTgtggggaggagatggggaggtAGTGACCCGCGCAGTCGCTCTCAGCGAGGCATCTCACAATAGGGCCACCAGTGTCACTCTGCCAGCTGGGCAATGTGCAAGACACAGCAGTTGTGACTGACATACGGCCGAACCTGGAGCTGCTTTAAGCCAAGGCCGTCTCCCCCTTGACTCCTACAGCGggtgctttttattctttatagcaCGACTGGTGTCTGACCAGCTAATGTGTCTAAGGTGAATCCGTACTGTGAACCCCAAGTCCATGTGAACACTGAGACCTCAGTTGCCCAGACCCTGTTTGCTTTTCCTGTTTGGCCACATACTTCCTAGCGTTGTAAAACCCCAACGTGTCACGTGTTAAGGGTGCCTTGGGAAAGTACGTTGTGATTGTCACTTGGGACTTGCAGAAgcattttcctcacctgtgagCTTAGCGACAGGGATGCAGATGCTCCTCACTGGTGGGCGTGGTGGGCAGAGGCTGGCCACCGCTGCTCGTGGCCTGACTGCATGAAGGCGCGGGGTTGTGCGGGTCTCTCGGCCTGGGCCCTGAAGGTGGTCTTGCCTGTCCCACCGCCCAACCTGCTGTCAACTGTTCCAGCTTGCATGGGTTCTCTACTGCGACCTCATTTGCCTTGACTACGACGGAAACGTTTTGGATGCCTGTACATTTGCGTTGTTAGCGGCTTTAAAAAATGGTAAGCACCCGTACCAAAGGCAGTGTTCCTACCTCTGTCTGGTTAAGCTTGCTCAAACGCTTTAGGTTTTTGTTATGATTTAGCTTATCATTCATCTTAGTGTTTCCAAATTAGTAACATGGTTTATACATACATTATATTTAAAGAGTACTTCTGGACAAGCTACACAGAGAGGAATTAAGAAAGCAGTATTTGTTACTTACACTAGAGTGAAGAATTTGCCTTTTTTTAGTGCAGCTGCCGGAAGTCACCATAAATGAAGAAACGGCTTTAGCAGAAGTTAATTTAAAGAAGAGGAGTCACCTGAACATTAGAACGTACCCAGTTGCTACTTCCTTTGCGGTGTTTGACGAGTAAGTTGAAGGTGTAAAGAGCCGCGTGTTCAGTACTCTTCCAAAACAGAACGTCCCACGGGTCGGTAATCTCACCCCACGCTTCTCACCTAGCACCCTGCTCATAGTCGACCCCACCGGAGAGGAGGAGCGCCTGGCAGCCGGAGCCCTGACGGTGGTCATGGACGAGGCGGGCAGGCTCTGCTGCCTTCACAAACCAGGCATGGCCCTTCAGTTTCAGCCCCAACCGTGGAGATCGAGCCTCAGTGGGAACGTTAGGTTGGCGGGAGGAGGGTGCCGGGGGGTGGAAGTGGAATGTGGGGCATCTGTTACCTAATGCAGCAAGTGTAGGACAACAGTTCACTACCCGGAATCCCTCCCGTTTCTACGTGGTGGCGTGCGTCCGAATCACGTGGAGGTCTGGTGGGAAAGCTAACTTGCGAACCTCGAGACTGGGTCCCTGGCTCCCACTGCCGCAGCTCTCAGTCTGCGACTGCACGTGACACAGGCCCTGAACTTTGCAGGAGGCAGTGGGCTGACCGGAGCCAAACTCCAGGACTGCATGAGCCGGGCGGTCACCAGACACAAAGAAGTGAAAAACCTGATGGACGAAGTCATTAAGAGTATGAAGCCCAAATAAACAACCACGATTCCAAAACAGATTTGTAAAAACTGTATTTGTTACACTGTGCACAAGCCTtttatactcaataaatatccaACTGCATTCTTAAGACATTCTCAGTATCTCTTAGGCCACTTCCACATTACGTACAGTGACACCCCGTGAAAAAGCAATGACTTAAGCAAACCAACTCTAATGGTTAAAGCGTTtccctgtttttatttaaaaattatagggCTCTGCTTCTGTACAGAGTCTGTACACCTAGCAATGCAAAATActggcatgtttttaaaaacaaacatggaGTAGAAACTTAGAATCCTTTTGACTCATTgctcttacatttaaaaaaaaaaaataatgcaagactCAGAATTTTGGAGTGGTTGGCGTGCCTCTCTTCACTTTACTTTTTGACTGGCTGCCTGTGTGCCGGTGACGACGTAGCTGGGCTGTTTGTGCCGCCGCTGCTGCCACAGCCATTTGATGCTGCAAGAATCGCAACTGCTGCAAAGGGAGGGAAACGTGGTGTTACGTGTGGCAGGAGGAAAGGGGCCTTCCCTGCGAGCGGTGGAGAGCACAAACCGAGGGAGGAGGCACCGAGGTACCAAAAGGGGCCGGACCGCATTCACACAGCACTGGGGCCGCCGagtctgtctccctctgccctgccagtCTACACTGTGTAACTCAGCAACTTCAGTCACCACACGCTCCTGTGAGAGTCCTACCCACACAGCGCCACCCTGCACGTGGGGCGGTCCACTCGCTTGCTGACTGCCTGCCCAGGGTGGCAGAGCCGCACCTTTCTGAACAGGCAGGACGTCTGCTAGCGACACTGGCACACCTGCCTCACTCCGCGGTACAGGCTAGCCTCTGGCACCTGTCTGCTTCGAAATCCACCGCAACTACGGAAGTGGGTGTTAGTGAGCCACGGGCACAGACTGAAAGATCTTCAATCAGCAAAGGAATGGCTTCAACATACAAAATACACTCAGTGCTCCAACTGACTGGCTGAAACAAAGTAAAACTTGCTAAGCTATTTACCTATTACTACACAGTCTTACAAGGCAGGGAGACAAAACTAAGGCATCCTGAGGTACTTTGGGAGCCAGAATCGTTAAGTGCAATCAGAGTGAAGTTGCTGGATTACTTGGatctgctgccgctgctgctgctgcaaggCAGGGGAGAGCTGGAGTCTCTGCTGAGGGAGGCCTTGCTCAGGTCTGTTCTCGGCAGAGCCAAGCTGAGACAGCGctacagagaggagagggagagcaggcCCGTCAGGGTGCGGAGGCCCCGGGGTTAGGGAAGGACAACACAGAAAATGAAACGCAGAAAAGTTATCAGTGGGATTAATCTCAAGTATCAAATCTCAGACACTTCAGCGTTTAGTCTCCTGTTAGTCGAGGGCGCCACCGACAGCTTCCCACGGGAAAGGGAAGGGCCTGCACCAGCGCCCGAGCCCCCCGGGTCCCTTTCTTCTTGAACCTCCACGAAATCTGAGGACAGCGCTGTCGTGTCAAGAGAGGCTTTCTTGCAAAATGTGCAACAGCACATCTTAAAACAGAACCGATGGAAGAggaaaagggcaggaggaagccaCGCTACACGACCAGGCAAGTGCTCCTGAACGGAGGTTGCGAGGAGTGCTGCACTCCGCGAATAGCGAGAGAGACAGCGCCCGAGGCTGCGTTTCCTTCCCCAGCGGCCGGGGACGGAGCCCCACCCTCCCACTGCCCAGAAGAGGGAAGTCCAGGCCCAGGGTGCTTGACCCACCAGAAGCCTTTCGTGGAGGGTCTGGGGCAGGCACCATTCTTAGGGTTTTCAGCCTGGAGTCCTTTCTACTACACTGCATTTTGGAGAAGGTGCACCTTCTGTTATAAAGGTTTGTAATAATAAATTCCACAAGAAGACTCCCCAGCTCTAAATGTGCCCAAAGACCTTGTCGTTCTAAATTTGTACAGGAGGCTTAACGGCACCACAGTAAGCCCAGGGAGGAGTCAAAATGTTCACACCACCCCTTGGTCAATCCTCAAACTCTAATTACTGTCTTCAGCTGATAAGATAATCTTCATTAAAGGTACTCCTCAGTCTGCCATTTACTGCTGGAACTGGCAAGCAGTTTCCTATACCCTCATTTTCCCAAATGGAAGGAGCGGCAAGCCATGTTGCTGACACTGAACGCTAACTCATACAAGTACAGGCAGCCAGAGTGAGAAAAGGTGAGGCAGCCTCCAAACACAGTCCCAGTCACCTAGAGAAACTGAAGCGCTAACCACTGTGGTAGCTCCCTAAGGAGCTGGGTGACTGGGTGACATTTTGCCAACCAACTGTAacgtaagcaaaatataactgctGTTTATATATGCAGGTCAAAGCACTTTCAACTGTCAATGAAAAAGATTCTCAGGGCTATCAGTAAACCAATTTAACAGTTCATGCATTACACTTAATATACTTTTCCTAGTTAATGCTGCCGAGAGAAGGAAAACTAATTAAAAAGGTGAGGTCCCACCTTGATTCAAAACTCAGTAAACCCAACCCAGGATGTGGCGCGGATACCAACCAGCTGCCTGCGGCTGCAGGAGGCCTCCCGCTCCAGCGAGACCGAGGACAGCGGCGTGCGGGGCAGGCAAGGCCTGCTCCTGGCCGTTGGCGCCTTGTTCAGAGCCCTGAGTAAAAAAACCACACGTGACttgtaaagaaagaaagcaatcTTTGTGttggtaaaaagaaaagagtaatttTCCCTATTAGGCTAGGTCTCATAAAAAAGAGTAGCATAACGAAAAGACTCCCAAGGCACTTAGAATCGGCAGGAACAAGTTTACAGCTTTGTGAAAGGGGGTAAATAAGCCCAGTTTTTCAGCATTGATTCTGTATTGGTTTATTGTTTGATGCTCTATTAATAATTCCTAAAGCTTCCCTAGAGAGTTTCCTCAAAactattttttcaagtttaaaacAGTCTCAGCAACATTGTATTGGAATTTCCAGATGCACAAGAAGTCAGGAAAGGAGGCAGAAGGCCCACAGGCCGTCAAGGGAGGTCTGGCGGCGGGGCTGGCTTGCGGTTTTGGGTGTTGACTGGGAGCTGGGAGACTGGGTGCGTGGCCCAGGGGAAGGGCAGCAGAGATTCAGGAAGGCCAGTGGCTCTTCCTTCTACTTTAAACGTACTGTCATTCTTATTCCACCCCATTCTGGAAGACTTTGACATTATAGAAGAGTTTGTATACCTTCCCTCCCTGCCAAGCTCCGTGAGAACAGGAACACCTCGATTCTAAGAGACAAAATACTGTGAACAGCAGCGTGAGGACTGGGTAGGAAATACGAGCCCCAGGGCAgaaagggctgggctgggctgggagccaaTCATCTCGTCTGCAACTGTCTGTACCACACAAGGCAGAAGTGGCGACACATCTTCAGTACAGTGTTGTGAGAATCAGAGTAACAGCTACTCTTGTTAATAAAGAAACAGTGCAGGAAATCAGTGCACGCAAAAACACTGAGAACAGGCCCCTGAGAAATGCCCCACACAGATGGGACACCGCCATGGTGGGCTCGGGCACTCGGCTGGGAAGGCACAGACCTGCTCCCCCGGCTGCTGCGGGCTGGACGCTGCGGGTGGCTGAGGTGGCGGGGCAGGAAacggaggcagcagctggtgctgctgctgctgctgctgcagagtgTTGAAGATCAGAGGACCACCGGGAAGCTGTTCAGAATTGAAACATTAATTAATAACCAATTTCACATTATTTAAATTTCCGCATTCCACAGGTATTTTTGTAATATTCACTAGGCATtcttctagcaggggtgtccaacctttgagcacctctgggccacactggaagaactgTCTtaggctacacattaaatacgttGCAGCACATGATCACAAAAATATCTCGTGATGTTGTAAGTGCGTTTATGATTTtgcgttgggccgcattcatagccaccctgggctgcaggcaggaCACCCCTGTGGGACTGAAGAAGCAGGTAAactaaaagaaaactaagtaagatctctgcccttaaaaaaaaagagcccttaaaaaacaacttttgtaAGTGTCATTGCTGAGGGTTCTCAAATACAGTAACACTCTCAAGCATAAACCATTCTGCTTCAAGTCACAGACGGGTGCAAACGCCTCACTGCCTCAGCTCTTACACCGAGACACACAGGGTAGTGAGCGCGCTGGGCAGTGAAAACCGGAAGCCGGTGAGAGTCAGAGGTGCGCATCACGGTTGTGGAAGCTCGTCTCCCCGACAGCCTCCCGGGCGGGCGCTCAGAAGGCAGTGAGGACTGCGAAGGGCGCACATTCCACGCCCACGTTTAGTGTGGGGACCTGACTTCCTCCGTCATTCAGAGTCTAATTCAAACTGACAAACAGGCTtttaaagaggcagagaaacccaagttaaaaatgaaaactgggCATTCCAAATGATCAGGAAACATGCTTTTTCTAGTTTATTCGATATGGGTTTAAGTTATAAGCACTTTGAGTCCTTAACAGAACGTTCAAGTAAGCACCAAACCCAGAATTCTTTGGTCTGCCGAGTTTTAAAAAGGTGTCCTTCAGCCAGAATTTGGACATAGCATAGATCAAACATTCCTTACTCCATCCGCGAGATAATAAATGTAGCAAAGTACAATTACTTTATGAACTGGCTTTGTCCTCACCCCTTCGCAGCAGCTCCGGGAAGGGGGCCCTGTTCCTCGTGTCCCTGAGACCCACCCCGCTGAGAAACCCCGCTGCGGCCGTGCGAGCCCAGGTGCTCCGCGGCTCGTCAGCACTCCAAGTCACCCGCTCGGCAACTAGGCTGCAAATGCTGGCATGCACCTCGGGTAGATGCGTTTTAGGCTTTGGCTTTAAACACACTTCCAGATTCCCCCTGACTACCAAGCTGGGTTGCTGTTATTCTGCAAAGATGCACAGCTGTCAGTTTGTGTCCAGACCCTTCTCTCCAAGTGCCCTGCAGATAATCCCACCCATTTTCCAACCCTGGAGTCCGCCCTTCACGGGCCCGGAGGAGACACCCCAAATGCTGTGAGCCCCCATGGAACGTGCACTCGTCCACCACCTCCGACCTGTCCGCGCACTGCCCATGCGGGCCCAGCTACCGCCACAGGAGAAGCTGCGTCATCAGCCTGCAGCTCACAGACACCGGCTCAATGACGCTCAGGTGCCCAGGAAAGAACACACAGCTGTGCTCTCAGTCTGTTCGAGCACAGAACCTGTGGTGAACACGCAGCACTACACGCACGCACACGTAAGACGTGTGCTGCGAGGAGAGgagcccttccccacacacagGCACCACTGCTATCACCGGCCCGTTCCCGGGGCGGCGGGCGGGCCTCTGCGCGGTAACACCCGCTCTCGCCTCCGGCCACCGAAGGCAGAAGGGACAACCAGCCCTCAGAAGAGGCTGGGCCACCTCGGGATTTCAGGGCCCATTTGTATAGGTGTGCACCGTGAGAACAACAACAAGAGTACAAAAACTTTACCGAGAAGCAGGGTTGCTGGTTTACCTGGAGCAGATTCAAGGGCCTGAGACTTGAAGTGTTTTTTAAACCAAACGGAACACCTGTTAAACATAACTCATGGTTATAACATAGAATTAAAACTTCATCACacgtgaaaatattttattgtttagcaCATAAAACATAGCATTTTCAGTACTTTCTGCATAGACGTGCTTTATTTTCTATAGTTTTAAGTTGCCTTAAAGACAGAACTACTTCACTGCTCTCCAGCGGTACCGAGGTCAACGACCAGGGTGGCCTGCACTTCCAAATGGAGGCTGCTTCCCCACCACTGTGACTGTCGCTGGGCAAGAGGCCCAGGCACATGCAGAGACCGCGGGCGCCGACAGCGGTGCCGCCCTTTTGGGGCTGCCGCTGCCCAGTGCTGGGCAGCAGAGGACACGCACTACACCCGTGTCTCAGAAGCAGCGAGGTGCAAATGCTAACGCTAACTATGCCGAGGCACGCCAGAGGACGGGGGCAGGCCCATGTGACGGTCAGGAGACAAAGCTGCAACTACAACCACAACACACACCTGGACCCACTGCTGTgtgtccttccttttcattttttttaatttaaaggccAACTTTAACGACGTACACACAGTCTTAGCTTAGACTGTAGACCCCAGTCTCTCAGTACACTAACAACACACACCAATGGCAACGCTAATTAACTATGTAACTAGCCCTCTAAGCAagtcattgtattttttaaaaaacaagaggcAAGAAAATCACAGATATGAAAACCTTGAATAAAAAACTCAAGAAGCAGCATGAGATTAAAAATAGGACAACACTAACTTTCCTTTCGGGACCCCCTATGGCAAGAATGACCTGACCCTGTTCAAGGTCAACACCACCTGTACAGGCCTGCAGCTCTACAGAGGGGGCTGTCTGCCCTCCCACCTCACAGCAGCGGGACCTGAAGCCTCCAGGGAGCAGcggcctcccccaggccccacccacgaGGCCTCTGGAGCCACAGGCACAGGAGCCACTGCTCCGGGGCCCTCGCCTCTCCTCCCTGAGATGGCAAGTGAAGACGTGACAGCAGCCACCACAGCAGAGGCCGTCTGGTGGGAGCGCCCTGTCTTTAGCCATAAATACACAGGTCGTGTAACAGGGGGGCACCTTACTGGTCACGTCCAGTAATAAGGTTGTGTTTGGTTAATTCTTAGTACCAGAAATCCTTACTTACAGGTAGAggtacctgattttttaaaaagttactttaaaaaaaaaaaacgaagaaAAATGGGTTAATTAGTGTTGTTATTACTTTACTGATTTTGAGAGCGAGGAAGTGGGAGAATCGGAGAGAAACAGGGGCCTGCGCTCCATTCACTGGCGTGTCCCTGGATgctgcatgtaccctgactggggagagGACGCGCAGCCCCGGTGCACGGGGCGACGCGCTGGCCGAgggggctacctggccagggcatagttctttttctgtgaatCAATCAAAGTCATAGCTGTTATTCTGACAGACAGGCAAAACACACATTTTCCTGGTGTGCTGCGGAACTGTAGTTCGCGTGTGCCGTGACATGGGAGTGGTTGAAACCGATGTCTGGAGTCATAAAGTCCCCGCCCAACTTTCCTGCTGCACCACGTTTGTTTTTCTTACTGCATCTCCTCTCAGCAGCGGGACGGTGGGCTGTGCCGGTACACGTTCTCCCGAAGAGCACGAAACGCAGCGCGGCTGTGTGGTCCCCAGTATGTGCAGCAACAGCCACCCCCACGAAGCCGCTGGTGACGGCGACAGCGGCTGTCTCCGAACAGAGGCCCGAGGCACAGCGTGGGCACTGCGCCGGTCTGCACTCACTGAAGGCTCACCACTGTGAAGTGAGGCACCGCTACCCCCATTTTACTAACGAGACGAGTGCGGCACAAAGGCGACCCCACGGCGAGCCCCAGGGACCGGGCCGGGCCAGGCCATGCCGCTTTTCGCACAGGACACTATGTTTTCAAAACACCCTGCATGCCGTGGAGTACGGCTGCGCTGGCCACAGGGAGACCAGCCACCGCCTTCATCATCGTGTCTCGGATGCAGAGACGGATCTGCGGAGACGTATGAGCTCACCAAGTTTCTTCCCAGGAGCTGACTGCTAGATGGTTTTTAATTCAAGTATCAGACTTTAAAACACTTTCAACATAAaaagcctttcatttttttaaaaacgcCTGTTTGGCGTGCTACTGCACGAAGGAAGTCAGAAGTCTCAAATAACCAGAGCACCGAAGCGCCACTCCCACGCCCGCATGCACCTCACGCCTGTGTTCTGACCTGTGTGTGGAGCGGCCTGCGCTGCCCCGGGCAGCGCGCTGGGCAGCAGACCTCCCGAGGGCAGCAGGCCGCTCAGGCCGATTCCAGCAGGGGCCACGGCACCAGCGTTTCCACCCAGCACGGGGCTCGAGCCGCTCCTCAGAGCTGGGACTCCGCTGCGGGGACAGGACACAGCATCACACCTGCACTGCAGCTGGGGCCCCAGGTGCATGGCACTCTGAGCTCAAAGAACAGGCTGACCACTGACCCAGCATGATAGGGTAGCTCTGTCTTCACTACCTGTTTCCACTCTGTTTCACGTTTATGCTGGAAGTGACAGCCAGCTTGGCTATCACGAATGAAGTTCTGTGTCTTTATCAAGGCTAAAACAGAACCTGAACGGGGGAAGCACTGATCTAGGGACTAGACGACGGAACCGGAGGGGCACAGAGAACCCCGAGCCTGTCGGCAAGTGGCAGTGCCGTCCTAGTGCACGCAGCAAGCGCGGCACCCAAGTTCAAGCGGGCGTGGTTGAGAGGCCAGGACACTGAGGTGTCCTTCCCGTGCCAGGCATGTGCAGTTCATTCTCATGGCACAGGCTAAGAACGCACCAGGCTGGCGAGAGCGTCACCGAGCACTTACCACACAGAGCCCACCACGTTGATGAAGCTAAGTCCAGCAGAGGTGGCCATGGCTGGGGGGGCGCTGGTCCCTGGGGCGACGGGTGTCACCATGGTGGAGAGAGGAACGGTCGTTACAGGCATTGCCTGGCTCGGAGGCCTTTGCTGCTGAGCAAACCGAGCTAACAAAGTGGGCTGAGGGGTGGAGCCTGAGTCTTGGGGAGGAGGGGCGGCTGAAGGGGCACTAGGAGCTGAGCTCCGAGCCTCAGGAGGGTGTGGGGCCGATGGAGGGGTTGGTGTAGGAGTAGATGGCTTAGGAGTTCCAGATCCTGCTCattgagaaagataaaaattgcTAGTTTGTTATAAATGGCCAGTCCTTCTCAAAATAAGGTTAATGGAATCTTACTTAGCACTGACAATTTgttccagtttttttaaaaagcagttaacTGCTAGGGTTAATTTCTACCCCTGATACATGTGTTGCTACACCCAATTACAATTAAGGATGCAGTACATCACACCTAGAAGTCCCATCAGAGAGGCCAGTAGAGTAA is a genomic window containing:
- the EXOSC8 gene encoding exosome complex component RRP43, which produces MAAGFKTVEPLEYYRRFLKENCRPDGRELGEFRATTVNVGSISTADGSALVKLGNTAVICGVKAEFAAPPPDAPNKGYVVPNVDLPPLCSSRFRSGPPGEEAQVASQFVADVVENSQMIRKEDLCISPGKLAWVLYCDLICLDYDGNVLDACTFALLAALKNVQLPEVTINEETALAEVNLKKRSHLNIRTYPVATSFAVFDDTLLIVDPTGEEERLAAGALTVVMDEAGRLCCLHKPGGSGLTGAKLQDCMSRAVTRHKEVKNLMDEVIKSMKPK